From the Drosophila simulans strain w501 chromosome 2L, Prin_Dsim_3.1, whole genome shotgun sequence genome, the window CAAGGGCTCGAACATCGAGAGTTCCAGATCGAAGTACGAATTGGGATAGATGTGGTGGGACAGAGCATGGGACACACGCCAGGCGGCAAAGTTCATCAGGCCCAGGTTGAAGGCGTACATCTGCCAGTTGTCCCGACGATGGAAGTAGTTGTGGGACACGATCACCGTCCAGCAGAGGGCCACACCCGCCAGGACCAGAGCCAAAAGGCTGTTGTATTTGGCACTGGCAATGCCCAACAGGTAGAGCGACACAATGAGTCCCAGGTGAATGAGCTAaaagaaaagtattttaatatatcataaataacaccataaatttaaaagttatcATTTCAATAATTGTTTCAGCctgcgaaaaataaaagaatataaTCACAAATACCGTTGAATACAAGGGGCATGATATTAGGGCTGCGACACGTGAAATGTAAGATTAGATGTTTTTAGTtagtaataaatttatttatgggccGGCAGGTTCAACTTCCTATCAATATGTAACTGATAAGAATTACTTAACTGATATGAAATTGAATCTAAGGCACGCCCATTTTCAGTAAGGTACTTTTTCCTGATTAACACTCACATCACTCTTCTTTTTCGGCCGCTGGTCTATGGTCTTCAGTTGCTCGCGGACTCGCTCCTTTAGCGTCTTGTAGAATCCGCCCTCCTCCAAGGTCAGAGTGTAGATCCTGGGCTCGGCCGCATCCCTAACCTTATATTTGGCAATCATCTTTTCGGGAGCCGTGGTCAGATGATGTGCCTCAAAGGCTTCGGTGATGTCGGTGCCCTTGGTCTCGCGAATCCAAAAAGGACCGCCAGGATGCTTGTCAATGAAGGAGGTGAAGTCGTAGATGCCATCGTTGATGCGCCACAGTCCTTCGGCTCGATCGTCCTGGCGTTTACCCTTTTGCCAGCTGTGTGTGGTGATTAGGGCCGAATTTCGGTATGTTGGAAACTTGGTGGCAATGCCGCTCTTCTTCCACTCCTCGATTACCATATTGCTGAGTCCTTTTGATCCTTGACGTCTGCGGCACACACTTTACCGATCCGAGCACCTTTCGGCTGGGATTCCAACGACTAACTGACAGGCACCGGCAGTGGTCCGTTTATTTTATGCGTAGCGCGAATCTCTTTAGATTATATAAACCGAAAATCGAGATTTCCAAACAAAACGTTTCCATTTTGATAAGGCGCCGGTGTTATCAGGAGAGCGGCGCAGCTGCCGCCTTTTAACTATTACGTCTATTTATTtctcatatattttttaacagtATGTTCTAATCGGTAATTCATTAGGTGAAATCTCAAGCAGTGGGCATGTCTAAGCACCACATGGGCGGTTCGAGCAGACTTCGGCGACAATAGGTCAGTGCGGTGGCCATAACAATGTTATGGTATCGCAGCAGTTTGAGGCTTCGCTTGGCTGGCGTGGGTCTAGCCGAAAGCTATCAGCTTTTCAGATTGTTGGGGGTAGTCTTATCTCTAAGAGCTCCAATAAAATATGCTCAATCATTTGATAGCAATAAATTCACCGATTTACTGGGGTTTACTAACATAGCTACACGTTGAgttcacttttctttttcttggaAAGCATAGGTAATCCTTGTAAAACTTACATAATATGAAGCTGAgggtatgtatatataaatatacttttttttaagccGAGTTCTGACTTATGGGAAAATAATCCAATGGCCCCCTACTGCACACTCTATTCTAGACCGTACTGCTAGCCCTTAAATGTAAGTATGCTCTGAATATCGTTTACATATTGTTTCATTTCCCCTGATAAGAAGCGAGAGCCACTGAGCGGAAAGCTTTCGATCGGCGATACTCTCGGGTCAGAGCTTTACTAATTGATCGAGCGAGTGTGATACGAAGACAAAAGCCGAGCGCCGCTCCAATAAAAGTTCAGTAGGCGCTACGTAAACAAACTTTGCGGTTAGTCTGCATCTGGGGTGTCCAGAACGACCGGTTCTTTCGTTAGGTACTAAGATGAACTTGGGAATCAAACGGCTAGTTATCAGCAACGATTAAGCACTAGCGTTCAAGGTACTTCTGGGGTTAAAATAAACTCAATTTATTAGTGTACATCGATTAACGAACAGTGCACAAAATGACGCCCAATATTAAGGACGATGGTGAATGGAGAGTATCGGGAATATCGAGGAATTACCCGAGCTATCGCCAGCATCGACCGATTACCAGTGAAAGGTTTGCATCGAAAATAcccataaatttcaaattaattcaataaagctacatatttacattttctcTGGCTCAGCTGGCTGGAGGGGAAAAATGTAGATGACGAGGCCGAAGGtctttggcgcataaacgataCGCTCTACGACTTAAGCGACTTTGCCGCTCGCCATCCGGGTGGCTCATCTTGGATTGAGTGCACCAGGGGCACGGATATCACCGAGCCCTTCGAGTCACATCATATCGAGGAGCGAGCTCGAGGAATGCTGGGCAAATTCGAGGTGCGAAAGGCTGCAAGGCCAAGGAACTACAAGTTCACTATTGAAGAGAATGGTTTCTACATGACACTGAAGCGGAGAGTGCGTGAAAAGCTGAGGCAGATCGATTACTCTCCCACTAAGAAAACCGAGGTATTGTTGTGGTCTTGACGAAATAAGTTCCTTCGAAAGTAAAACGCTTGTACCCAAAGAGATACTTATTCTTCTATATTCTTTCAGTTTCTCCATCTTGGTATCTTGGTGTCCGTCTTCCTCTTCAGTTGGGCAGGCACAGTTCTGGACTCATTGATCTTCAAGGGACTAGCTGGATTGTCGCTTTGCTGGGTGGCCACCTCGACCCACAATTATTTCCATCAACGGGACAATTGGCGGATGTACACTTTCAATCTGACCATGATGAACTTCCGAAACTGGCGAATTTCTCACGCCCTATCACACCATGTTTACGCTAATTCTCTGCACGACCTGGAGATGTCCATGTTTGAGCCGTTCCTATGCTGGATTCCGGATCGTCATTATGCCAGTAAAGCTCAGCGATTGATCTCAGTGCTTATCAGCCCCGTGGTGTATG encodes:
- the LOC6732558 gene encoding cytochrome b5-related protein, yielding MVIEEWKKSGIATKFPTYRNSALITTHSWQKGKRQDDRAEGLWRINDGIYDFTSFIDKHPGGPFWIRETKGTDITEAFEAHHLTTAPEKMIAKYKVRDAAEPRIYTLTLEEGGFYKTLKERVREQLKTIDQRPKKKSDLIHLGLIVSLYLLGIASAKYNSLLALVLAGVALCWTVIVSHNYFHRRDNWQMYAFNLGLMNFAAWRVSHALSHHIYPNSYFDLELSMFEPLLCWVPNPHIKSKLMRYVSWVTEPVAYALAFFIQIGTRIFYSLRHTNILYWHDLLPLTIPIAIYLGTGGALGIWICVRQWLAMTSIASFSFCLIGLNAAHHDPEIYHEGDANREDRDWGLFQVDTIIDRGDLKWSQFLVLTHFGDHVLHHLFPTLDHGLLPALYPVLYQTLDEFKGHLRECNHIEHMIGQHKQLLRIEPNPRAPGAGK
- the LOC6732559 gene encoding cytochrome b5-related protein; translated protein: MTPNIKDDGEWRVSGISRNYPSYRQHRPITSESWLEGKNVDDEAEGLWRINDTLYDLSDFAARHPGGSSWIECTRGTDITEPFESHHIEERARGMLGKFEVRKAARPRNYKFTIEENGFYMTLKRRVREKLRQIDYSPTKKTEFLHLGILVSVFLFSWAGTVLDSLIFKGLAGLSLCWVATSTHNYFHQRDNWRMYTFNLTMMNFRNWRISHALSHHVYANSLHDLEMSMFEPFLCWIPDRHYASKAQRLISVLISPVVYVVLFQGQFLIRLVLSLTKRNLLRWDDLIGFSLPIFIYLSTGVGLFSALLSWEIIISVGSFIFGLIGLTAAHHDPRILHDGDAQRQDFDWGLYQVDTIIDRGDIKWSDLLVLTHFGEHALHHLFPTLDHGVLKHLYPELRKTMKEFDVELREINHWSHIKGQNQQLLRIEKNPIPPGSKKLK